A single region of the Sorghum bicolor cultivar BTx623 chromosome 7, Sorghum_bicolor_NCBIv3, whole genome shotgun sequence genome encodes:
- the LOC8067828 gene encoding transcription factor MYB41: MGHHSCCNQQKVKRGLWSPEEDEKLIRYITTHGYGCWSEVPEKAGLQRCGKSCRLRWINYLRPDIRRGRFTAEEEKLIISLHAIVGNRWAHIASHLPGRTDNEIKNYWNSWIKKKIRKPAMSTTSSSVTTASPPCSTVASDAALVGHLQTPFSAAAEHQLDAFLSQSLALPPPKMQVGSGGGQESPPAAPLPPHCPFFMFDTSVSVSPPSSLTSPAAATHQLPHHPFLTFTAAAMDDSPISYHLPPLVDSMGMAMAAMDCGGLGEESRGHYREAAGNNNGQAAAGMANGGGGCCYGQIKEQEPPALGQDQWDDESAQHLLMWDDDDQELTPSNLEAMESTAHSLLFMGPNDHA, translated from the exons ATGGGGCATCACTCCTGCTGCAACCAGCAGAAGGTGAAGAGGGGGCTCTGGTCCCCTGAGGAAGATGAAAAGCTCATCAGatacatcaccacccatggctATGGCTGCTGGAGCGAGGTCCCCGAGAAAGCTG GTCTACAACGGTGTGGGAAGAGCTGCCGGCTGCGGTGGATCAACTACCTCAGACCGGACATCAGGCGAGGGCGGTtcacggcggaggaggagaagctGATCATCAGCCTCCACGCCATTGTTggcaacag GTGGGCCCACATTGCCAGCCACTTGCCGGGCCGGACGGACAACGAGATCAAGAACTACTGGAATTCATGGATCAAGAAGAAGATCCGGAAGCCAGCGATGAGCACGACGAGCTCGTCGGTGACAACGGCGAGCCCTCCGTGCAGCACGGTGGCGTCGGACGCGGCGCTTGTTGGTCACCTGCAGACGCCGTTCAGCGCGGCGGCCGAGCACCAGCTCGACGCCTTCCTCAGCCAGAGCCTAGCCTTGCCACCGCCGAAGATGCAGGTCGGCTCCGGCGGCGGCCAAGAGTCCCCGCCGGCGGCGCCGTTGCCTCCGCACTGCCCCTTCTTCATGTTCGACACGAGCGTCAGCGTCAGCCCACCATCGTCGCTgacgtcgccggcggcggcgacacaCCAGCTGCCGCACCACCCGTTCCTCACCTTCACTGCGGCGGCGATGGACGACTCGCCGATAAGCTACCATCTGCCTCCCTTGGTGGACAGCATGGGAATGGCCATGGCAGCCATGGACTGCGGTGGTCTAGGCGAGGAAAGCAGAGGCCATTATCGTGAGGCCGCCGGCAACAACAATGGCCAAGCGGCGGCCGGCATGGCGAACGGCGGCGGTGGCTGCTGCTACGGGCAGATCAAGGAGCAGGAGCCGCCGGCGCTAGGGCAGGACCAGTGGGACGACGAGTCGGCGCAGCACCTGCTGATGTGGGACGATGATGACCAAGAACTAACACCGTCCAACCTGGAAGCCATGGAAAGTACAGCTCACTCCCTCCTTTTTATGGGACCAAATGACCATGCATGA